A single region of the Microbulbifer sp. MKSA007 genome encodes:
- a CDS encoding type I restriction endonuclease subunit R, which yields MQSGLVVFTPAEANQARSGRQDQVVLTEILRRELGKRTFHFAGKEQPLSQKSIDHLIGIVCSPALNKGPLAANEELYNHLLYGISVTEFVDGKKATPTIALIDWHTIENNHFAFTEEFSVTRASGVESRRPDMVCFVNGIPLVVIEAKRPDGKKGPSIDEGISQSLRNQRHDEIPQLFAYSQLLLSVNGAEGRYGTCNTPAKFWAAWREEDIADETMLAIKNRPLSSEQIQTLFKQRSPADLDWYQTLIAGGELALGGQDRLLISLLSPQRLLEMVRYFTLFDKKAGKIVARYQQVFGIKRLLERIAQRGNDGAREGGVIWHTTGSGKSFTMVFLSKALIFQPSLKQSRLVIVTDRVDLERQLSNTFASGGELAGKKDKEAAMATSGKRLAEQIGSGNERIIFSLVQKFTGATALPECRNDSTDLIVLIDEGHRSQGGENHIRMRQALPNAAFVAFTGTPLLKDDKTTNKFGPIVHAYTMQRAVEDRTVTPLLYEERIPDLNVNERAIDRWFERITVGLSEEQQADLKRKFARKGEIYTADDRIRLIATDIATHFVKNIDAGLKGQLACDSKAAAIQYKKYLDEAQQHWPEAQKFESAVVISAPDTREGNEAVDESSMPEVVKWWKDNVGSQNEQHYTQGVIERFDKDDTLKLLIVVDKLLTGFDEPKNTVLYIDKPLKEHNLIQAIARVNRLHPDKKFGLLIDYRGILAELDTTMQKYQNLAARTQGGYDIDDIAGLYSPMSSEYKRLPLLYKNLWGIFAGVKNKQDTEQLRQVIVPKTEQRNGELVDVNRKVREDFYEALTDFTTCLKVALQSATFFEDKSFSDSDRKHYKQTIKEFAKLRQWALQQTEKSVDYDHYAAQVKNLLDKHVVGVEILQPEGKYEVNKMGKAERPEDWGEDKTRNETDIIKTRVTRMIEQELRDDPYAQEAFSKLLLQAIEEAEKLFDHPHKQYLLFEALEAQVKARNLDEIPNAFADNRHAQAYFGVFKKTCRRFSR from the coding sequence GTGCAATCTGGGCTGGTCGTTTTTACCCCCGCCGAGGCCAACCAAGCCCGTAGTGGGCGCCAGGATCAGGTAGTGCTCACGGAGATACTGCGCCGGGAGCTGGGCAAACGGACCTTCCATTTCGCCGGTAAAGAGCAGCCGCTCTCGCAAAAATCCATCGACCACCTGATTGGCATAGTGTGCAGCCCAGCGCTGAACAAAGGACCGCTTGCGGCCAACGAAGAGCTGTACAACCACCTGCTCTACGGCATTTCGGTCACCGAGTTTGTCGATGGCAAAAAAGCTACCCCCACGATTGCCCTGATCGACTGGCACACCATCGAAAACAATCACTTTGCCTTTACCGAGGAATTCAGCGTAACCCGTGCCAGCGGCGTAGAGAGCCGCCGCCCGGATATGGTGTGTTTCGTCAACGGTATTCCCCTGGTAGTGATCGAGGCCAAGCGCCCGGATGGCAAGAAAGGGCCCTCTATTGACGAGGGCATTTCCCAGAGTCTGCGCAACCAGCGCCACGATGAAATCCCACAACTGTTCGCGTACAGCCAACTTTTATTGTCAGTCAACGGCGCCGAGGGCCGCTACGGCACCTGTAACACACCGGCAAAATTCTGGGCGGCCTGGCGCGAGGAGGATATCGCCGATGAGACAATGCTTGCGATAAAAAACCGCCCCCTTTCCAGCGAACAAATCCAAACCCTGTTTAAACAGCGCTCCCCGGCGGACCTGGACTGGTACCAGACCCTGATCGCCGGCGGCGAGCTGGCCCTGGGCGGCCAGGATCGGTTGTTAATCAGCTTGCTATCGCCCCAGCGGCTGCTGGAGATGGTCCGTTACTTCACCCTGTTCGATAAAAAGGCCGGCAAAATTGTCGCCCGCTATCAGCAGGTATTCGGTATCAAACGACTGTTGGAGCGCATTGCCCAACGCGGCAATGACGGTGCGCGGGAGGGCGGCGTAATCTGGCATACCACTGGCTCCGGCAAATCCTTCACCATGGTGTTTTTAAGCAAGGCGCTGATCTTCCAGCCGAGCCTCAAACAGAGCCGCCTGGTTATTGTCACCGACCGGGTGGATCTGGAGCGCCAGCTCAGCAATACCTTTGCCAGCGGCGGCGAACTGGCAGGCAAGAAAGACAAGGAAGCGGCCATGGCTACTTCCGGCAAGCGTTTGGCCGAGCAGATTGGCAGCGGCAACGAGCGCATTATCTTTTCATTGGTGCAGAAATTTACTGGCGCCACCGCCCTGCCGGAGTGTCGCAACGACAGTACCGACCTAATTGTGCTGATCGACGAGGGCCACCGCAGCCAGGGCGGCGAAAACCATATCCGTATGCGCCAGGCCCTGCCCAATGCCGCCTTTGTGGCCTTTACCGGCACGCCCCTGCTGAAAGACGACAAAACCACCAATAAATTCGGTCCCATAGTCCATGCCTATACCATGCAGCGGGCGGTGGAGGATCGCACCGTAACCCCACTGCTGTACGAAGAGCGTATCCCGGACCTGAATGTAAACGAACGCGCAATTGACCGCTGGTTTGAGCGCATTACGGTGGGGTTAAGCGAGGAGCAGCAGGCAGATCTGAAACGCAAGTTTGCCCGCAAAGGGGAGATTTACACCGCCGACGACCGCATTCGACTGATTGCCACAGATATCGCCACCCACTTTGTTAAAAACATCGATGCGGGCTTAAAAGGCCAGCTGGCCTGCGATAGCAAGGCCGCCGCCATCCAATATAAAAAGTACCTGGATGAGGCCCAGCAGCACTGGCCAGAGGCGCAGAAATTTGAGTCGGCGGTAGTGATCAGTGCACCGGATACCCGCGAGGGCAACGAAGCGGTGGATGAGTCCTCCATGCCGGAGGTGGTGAAGTGGTGGAAGGACAATGTGGGCTCGCAAAATGAGCAACACTACACCCAGGGAGTGATTGAGCGCTTCGATAAAGACGATACCCTGAAACTGCTGATTGTAGTGGACAAGCTGCTAACCGGATTTGATGAGCCCAAAAATACGGTGCTGTATATCGATAAACCGCTCAAGGAACACAACCTGATCCAGGCGATCGCGCGGGTCAACCGCCTGCACCCGGATAAAAAATTCGGCCTGCTGATCGATTACCGGGGCATCCTGGCAGAGCTGGATACCACCATGCAGAAATACCAGAATCTGGCCGCGCGCACCCAGGGCGGTTACGACATCGACGATATCGCCGGGCTCTATAGCCCCATGAGCAGCGAGTACAAGCGCCTGCCCCTGCTGTATAAAAACCTTTGGGGCATTTTCGCCGGCGTAAAAAACAAGCAGGACACCGAGCAACTGCGCCAGGTGATAGTGCCAAAAACTGAACAGCGCAATGGTGAGCTGGTCGATGTGAACCGGAAAGTGCGCGAGGACTTCTACGAAGCTCTCACTGACTTCACCACCTGCCTGAAAGTAGCCTTGCAATCGGCCACCTTCTTCGAAGATAAAAGCTTTAGCGATAGTGACCGCAAGCACTACAAACAGACAATTAAAGAGTTCGCCAAACTACGCCAGTGGGCGCTACAGCAAACCGAAAAGTCTGTGGACTACGACCACTACGCGGCCCAGGTTAAAAACCTGTTGGATAAGCATGTGGTGGGGGTAGAAATCTTACAGCCCGAAGGCAAATACGAAGTCAATAAAATGGGCAAGGCGGAGCGGCCTGAAGATTGGGGGGAGGACAAAACCCGCAACGAAACCGATATTATCAAAACCCGCGTCACCCGTATGATCGAACAGGAGTTGCGCGACGATCCCTACGCCCAGGAAGCCTTTTCCAAGTTACTGCTACAAGCGATTGAGGAGGCGGAAAAACTGTTCGATCACCCACACAAGCAGTACTTACTGTTCGAAGCTTTGGAAGCACAGGTAAAAGCCCGCAACCTGGATGAAATACCCAATGCCTTTGCCGATAATCGCCACGCCCAGGCCTATTTTGGTGTATTCAAAAAAACCTGCCGGAGGTTTTCGCGGTAG
- a CDS encoding anti-phage dCTP deaminase, whose product MSTKFTGSFEELKQKLSTLEGEWDESQPNKKVFRLGRGLLNWYVTTGTLQFQGKGADKSQLENRVPILLYPNEAQPEPKTEETTVSELTLEPTTDSSAPPHNTETSTQPDLEYRFLTSGINEGELVIGVVSAVGTETKRVVDPLKDRLVGFGYNVSEIRVSSILPPADSADNEYERIQHFISAGDALRERANNNAILAAGVAKEIANNRCSENQKRAYIVNSLKHPREVELLRKIYADGFYLIGIHADEKRRRNYLTEDKSCNQAQAEELIKTDENETIDHGQKTRDTYHLADFFLNLGNNNDQVKNRLQRFLELIFSHPYKNPTFDEFAMFMAFNSSVRSGDLSRQVGAVISREEQIIATGANDAPKSGGGLYWAKEDPETGEINDHPDGKDYKRDGDSNKKAQAEIIGDIIDALANQELVNPERQKDLEKILKDSKISDLTEFGRVVHAEMDALLSCSRSGISTIGSTLYCTTFPCHNCAKHIVASGVKRVVYVEPYPKSRALDFHSESIQLKSEFDASSEENHLVTFEPFIGIGPRRFLDLFSMNLGAGSKLRRKDKEGSTIEWSKKSAPIRTPLVPKSYVEIEKAAVAIWDNHT is encoded by the coding sequence ATGAGTACTAAATTCACTGGATCTTTTGAAGAACTAAAACAAAAATTGTCCACTTTAGAGGGAGAGTGGGATGAGTCTCAACCCAATAAAAAAGTGTTCCGTCTCGGGCGTGGCTTGCTCAACTGGTATGTAACCACTGGTACTCTGCAATTCCAGGGTAAAGGCGCTGATAAAAGCCAACTCGAAAATAGAGTACCCATATTACTCTACCCTAATGAAGCACAGCCAGAACCTAAAACAGAGGAAACTACTGTTTCCGAGCTTACACTTGAACCCACGACTGATTCCTCAGCCCCACCCCATAACACAGAAACCAGTACACAGCCTGACCTTGAATACCGCTTCCTAACATCTGGAATCAATGAGGGGGAGTTAGTAATTGGCGTTGTCAGCGCAGTAGGAACCGAAACCAAGCGTGTTGTAGATCCACTGAAAGACCGCTTAGTAGGTTTCGGCTATAACGTAAGTGAAATCAGAGTCTCTTCAATTTTGCCTCCGGCCGACAGCGCAGATAACGAGTATGAGCGAATTCAGCACTTTATATCGGCAGGGGACGCTTTAAGAGAGCGGGCCAACAACAATGCCATACTCGCGGCAGGTGTCGCCAAAGAAATAGCCAACAATCGCTGCTCAGAAAACCAAAAGCGGGCATATATTGTCAATTCCCTCAAGCATCCACGAGAAGTAGAGCTTCTTAGGAAAATCTATGCAGATGGTTTTTACCTTATTGGCATTCATGCCGATGAAAAACGTCGCCGCAACTACCTGACCGAAGACAAGAGTTGCAATCAGGCCCAGGCTGAAGAACTTATTAAAACTGATGAAAATGAGACTATCGACCACGGCCAAAAAACCAGGGACACCTACCACCTGGCCGATTTTTTCCTAAACCTTGGCAACAATAATGATCAGGTAAAAAATAGGCTTCAACGTTTCCTTGAGCTTATTTTCTCCCACCCCTATAAAAACCCAACTTTTGATGAGTTTGCCATGTTTATGGCTTTTAACAGCTCTGTGCGCTCTGGGGATTTGTCCAGACAGGTCGGGGCCGTGATCAGTCGCGAAGAGCAGATTATCGCCACCGGCGCCAATGATGCACCAAAATCAGGAGGCGGTCTCTACTGGGCAAAAGAAGATCCAGAAACAGGAGAAATTAATGATCACCCGGACGGGAAGGACTACAAAAGAGACGGCGATTCCAATAAAAAAGCACAGGCTGAAATCATCGGGGACATCATTGACGCACTAGCTAACCAGGAACTGGTGAATCCTGAGAGGCAAAAAGACCTCGAAAAGATTCTGAAGGACAGTAAGATTTCTGACTTAACAGAATTTGGCCGAGTGGTACATGCCGAGATGGACGCCTTGCTTTCCTGTAGTCGCTCCGGTATTTCAACGATAGGCTCAACACTTTATTGCACAACTTTTCCTTGCCACAATTGCGCAAAACATATTGTTGCAAGTGGTGTGAAACGAGTAGTTTATGTGGAGCCCTACCCCAAAAGCCGAGCCCTTGATTTCCACTCGGAATCCATTCAACTGAAGTCGGAGTTCGATGCGTCGAGTGAAGAAAATCACCTTGTCACTTTTGAACCATTTATTGGTATCGGACCTCGCCGCTTTCTCGATTTATTCTCTATGAATTTGGGTGCCGGCTCTAAACTGCGTAGAAAAGATAAAGAGGGATCTACCATCGAATGGAGCAAAAAGTCTGCTCCGATTCGTACCCCACTAGTGCCGAAATCCTATGTTGAAATAGAGAAGGCCGCTGTGGCAATTTGGGATAATCACACTTAA
- a CDS encoding UPF0149 family protein has protein sequence MTFSETVDLDTPISEADLDYIDEVLHKYGNDDSILDICELDGFLTALVSGPEMIPPSRWFSALWGGPGNEPEWESEEEMQRFMALLFHLMNSNAMMLVETPEEFQALFNLFEKEGEAPVTIPEEWCFGYMRAVDLGQWPSLPAELVTHLQAIALHGSEEYIDQLNTLTATEHQQTVTQIEPAARALHRHWLQQRAPELSTSPHHTKPKADPKTGRNDPCPCGSGKKFKRCCLH, from the coding sequence ATGACATTTAGCGAAACCGTCGATCTCGATACGCCCATCAGTGAAGCCGATCTGGATTATATAGACGAAGTACTGCACAAATACGGCAACGACGACTCAATATTGGATATCTGCGAGCTGGACGGCTTTCTCACCGCCCTGGTCTCCGGCCCGGAAATGATTCCCCCCAGCCGCTGGTTCTCCGCCCTATGGGGCGGCCCCGGCAATGAGCCAGAGTGGGAGTCCGAGGAAGAGATGCAGCGCTTTATGGCGCTGCTGTTCCACCTGATGAACAGCAATGCCATGATGCTGGTGGAAACACCGGAAGAATTCCAGGCCTTATTTAACCTCTTTGAGAAAGAAGGCGAAGCCCCGGTTACCATCCCCGAGGAGTGGTGCTTCGGCTATATGCGCGCCGTCGACCTGGGCCAATGGCCCAGCCTGCCAGCAGAACTGGTTACCCATCTGCAAGCCATCGCCCTGCACGGCAGCGAGGAATACATCGATCAATTGAACACCCTCACAGCCACCGAACACCAGCAAACCGTCACCCAAATAGAACCCGCCGCCCGCGCCCTGCACCGCCACTGGCTGCAACAACGCGCCCCGGAACTCTCAACCAGCCCCCATCACACCAAGCCCAAAGCCGACCCAAAAACCGGCCGCAACGACCCCTGCCCCTGCGGCAGCGGTAAAAAATTTAAACGCTGCTGTTTGCATTAG
- a CDS encoding restriction endonuclease subunit S — protein sequence MSINGWIATQIGDIAKFTSGGTPSKQNTEFWGGTEPWISGKDLKSHYLNSSIDTLTPQGFAKAKKAPEGASLILVRGMTLLNDFPVGYAEREVAFNQDLKALIPTNDVNGLFLSFLLAGEKHKIRQLVSTAGHGTGRLDTNSVKEYPVNLPPLPEKKKIVQILSTWDKAIDTSEKLLANSHQQKKALMQQLLTGKKRLRDKHGVRFSGEWQRHKLDSIFTRVTTKNAGQSTNVVTISGQHGLIRQQEFFKKSVASSTLDGYFLLKKGQFAYNKSYSNGYPMGAIKRLNRYKDGVVTTLYICFELQNSSTGNSDYFEHFFESGILNKALSQIAHEGGRANGLLNVKPADFFSLQLLVPSIQEQQKIAATLSSADREIETLQQKLDCLKREKKALMQQLLTGKRQVQVENTQ from the coding sequence ATGTCAATTAATGGTTGGATAGCAACCCAAATCGGTGACATAGCCAAATTTACCTCTGGCGGTACTCCGAGCAAACAAAATACGGAATTTTGGGGAGGTACAGAGCCTTGGATTTCAGGGAAGGATTTAAAATCTCATTACCTTAATAGCAGCATTGATACACTTACCCCACAGGGTTTTGCAAAAGCCAAAAAGGCACCTGAAGGAGCCTCATTAATTCTTGTAAGGGGTATGACCTTATTAAATGACTTTCCTGTAGGTTATGCGGAAAGGGAAGTAGCTTTTAATCAGGATTTGAAGGCATTAATTCCCACTAATGATGTAAATGGGCTTTTCCTGTCCTTCTTACTTGCGGGTGAAAAACACAAAATCCGACAACTTGTGAGCACCGCCGGTCACGGAACTGGTCGACTTGACACTAATTCTGTAAAAGAATACCCAGTTAACCTTCCACCACTCCCCGAAAAAAAAAAGATCGTCCAAATCCTATCCACCTGGGATAAGGCCATCGACACCAGCGAAAAACTGCTCGCCAACAGCCACCAGCAGAAAAAGGCCCTGATGCAGCAACTGCTCACCGGCAAAAAGCGCCTGCGGGATAAGCATGGGGTTCGGTTTAGTGGGGAGTGGCAACGTCATAAACTTGACAGTATCTTCACTAGGGTTACAACTAAAAATGCGGGGCAAAGCACAAATGTTGTTACGATATCAGGGCAACATGGCTTAATTCGCCAACAGGAATTTTTTAAAAAATCCGTTGCCTCATCGACGTTAGATGGCTACTTCTTATTAAAAAAAGGGCAATTTGCTTACAATAAAAGTTATTCAAATGGCTATCCAATGGGGGCAATAAAAAGGCTAAATCGCTATAAAGATGGGGTTGTAACAACGCTATACATTTGTTTTGAACTACAAAACAGCTCTACGGGAAATAGTGACTACTTTGAGCACTTTTTTGAATCAGGTATTCTCAATAAAGCACTCTCTCAAATTGCTCATGAAGGTGGAAGGGCTAACGGATTACTCAATGTAAAACCGGCAGATTTCTTTTCTCTTCAACTCTTAGTTCCTAGTATTCAGGAACAACAAAAAATCGCCGCAACCCTATCCAGCGCCGATCGGGAAATCGAAACTCTGCAACAAAAACTCGACTGCCTAAAGCGAGAGAAAAAAGCCCTGATGCAGCAGCTGCTCACCGGTAAGCGCCAGGTCCAAGTGGAGAATACCCAATGA